In Aegilops tauschii subsp. strangulata cultivar AL8/78 chromosome 3, Aet v6.0, whole genome shotgun sequence, one genomic interval encodes:
- the LOC109780775 gene encoding uncharacterized protein: MSKRQRGQEKQANCACKRSRPEPDRKHLYLVLDDWEDGFSIHKIDAADDDADLGQPPVLRLVSPAPAYPMRFAVLGSNIVIVTDPYCGQAPTLVYDTKRTGLAVGPPLPGPLVGDFHASVATAEMLYALSFCQWGQQHSFEVMSRAPPSPRTMGWSWRSVPSPPPFEEDEWITSYAVHPDGHTIFMSVLNNHNMKRRTFSFDTGHVEWRFHGERALPFQGQGYYDSTLDAWVGLREDGYVCACQVAPRSGAMRPEWKIVKEKMFHKVPERKQAASYATLTYMGNARFCLMESVVREEVEYEDAFGDCDGCMLHMTRFGLRYSHKGELQTTIDFTTSSYPLSKHFTDFSPVAFWM; this comes from the coding sequence ATGTCTAAGCGGCAGCGGGGACAGGAGAAGCAGGCGAACTGCGCCTGCAAAAGGTCACGGCCTGAACCTGATCGGAAGCACCTCTATCTGGTACTCGATGACTGGGAAGATGGGTTCAGCATCCACAAGATTGACGCCGCCGACGATGACGCGGACCTTGGCCAGCCACCCGTCCTCCGGTTGGTGTCGCCGGCACCTGCTTATCCAATGCGCTTTGCGGTCCTGGGCAGCAACATCGTCATCGTCACCGACCCATATTGTGGTCAGGCTCCCACACTTGTCTATGACACGAAAAGAACAGGACTCGCCGTCGGCCCTCCACTCCCCGGTCcactggtaggtgatttccacgCCTCCGTGGCCACTGCGGAGATGCTGTATGCGCTGAGTTTTTGCCAGTGGGGTCAGCAGCACTCCTTTGAGGTGATGTCTCGGGCTCCTCCAAGTCCTCGTACCATGGGCTGGTCATGGAGAAGCgtgccctcgccgccgccgttcgAGGAGGATGAATGGATCACCTCCTACGCCGTGCACCCGGATGGACACACCATCTTCATGTCTGTGCTCAACAATCACAATATGAAACGCCGTACCTTCTCCTTCGACACCGGGCACGTCGAGTGGAGGTTCCATGGGGAACGGGCCTTGCCTTTCCAAGGCCAGGGCTACTATGACAGCACGCTGGACGCATGGGTTGGCCTTCGCGAGGATGGCTACGTCTGCGCCTGCCAGGTCGCGCCCCGCAGCGGCGCCATGCGGCCGGAGTGGAAGATCGTCAAGGAGAAGATGTTCCACAAGGTCCCGGAGAGGAAGCAGGCTGCGTCGTATGCCACTCTCACGTACATGGGCAACGCCAGGTTTTGCCTTATGGAGTCCGTTGTACGTGAGGAAGTGGAGTATGAGGATGCCTTTGGTGATTGTGATGGCTGCATGCTCCATATGACCAGGTTTGGCCTCAGGTACAGTCATAAGGGAGAGCTGCAGACGACCATCGATTTTACCACCAGCTCTTATCCATTGTCGAAGCATTTCACAGATTTTTCTCCTGTAGCGTTCTGGATGTAG